The genome window CGACCAACTCAACGATCAGTGGGATCTGGCCGTTGTTACCCAAGTCGCCCGAGATCATCATCAGGGCATTGCCGTCGAAGGTACCCGCCGTCAGCACCTGCGCGTAAAACCTGCGTGCCGACTCGACGTCGTTCTGTTCCAGGCAATGACGCGCCAACCACAATGGCGCACGCCAACTACCGGGTAACGCCGCCACGGAACGCAGCGCCTTGAGATAGCCCGCCTCGCCGGCCCTTTCCCGCTGCATGGCTGCCCACCACAACAGGCCGTTCTCCAGGTTGGGGTCGGCCTGGATCGCGCGCCAAAGCGTTTCATCGGCAAGCACCGGCTCGCCTCGCTCGCTGAAGACCTTGGCCAGGTTGGTCAGCAAGGTACCCGTCGCGCCTACTTTCGCCATCCCCGTGCGCAGCGTGTTTTCGGCGGCATCGAGCTGGCCGTTCTCCATCAGCACAATGCCCTGGATGACATGGCTGCGCTCGGGATTGCTGTCGATCTCGACAAGTTGCGCAGCGGCCGGGATCAAGTCAGCGACAAAGCCATCATTCAACCCCGAGATAATCAGGCTGTAGAGCTCGTCGGCAGAACGCCATTTCTCCTGCAGGTTTGGCAGGAAGACTTGGTCGCGCCACTCGTTGCGGGTGATCTTCATCTCACGACCGTAGCTGTCGTAGACCGTGATAAGTTCATTGTCGGCCGGCTGGGGCGGCGTCGCCTCAGGGTGCGCAGAAGAAACAGGTGCCGAAGTGCGGGACTTCTTACCGCCCAGGGCGGACAGGATGCGTTTGAACATAAGGGCAATGACACCGTTTCTGAGTTTGTCGGCACGGTGTTCCTGGGATGGAAGTCTGCAGTCTTCTTGTGAGCGGCCGACAGCTTTGCGCATTCACTTGCAGAGAGCGACAAACGTGGACAAGCCAAGAGCAACGATGGGGGAAGTTGGCATTTAAGCACAACTTCAAACACGACTTTGCGCAGCCGCTGGGCACAGACACCTTGGAAACGTCTATCCCCCTGTGGCGAGGGAGCAAGCTTCCTCGCCACACTGATAGGTTGCCGAATGCCTTATTGGAAAGTTCTTATCGTCATGAAAAGACTATCCCTGCATGGTCAGTTTGCGTCGGCATCCATTTTTGGAACGCCAATGGTTTTGCGTTCACCCGTTGCGGAGATTTCGTACACGTTCATGACCCAAGTGTCGGCGATCACGGTTTCAACCAGGTAATTCTTCTTGGCTTGCGGCGTGAATTGCTGCGCAACAGGCTGTTCCTTGTCGAACGGCGTGGGCATGGGAATACCGTTAAAGGTAAACGGTTTGTCCTTGACCTCCCCTTTTACGTACACCGTTTTGTCCGATTCGACCAGTTGACTGATGTTGTCAGTCCCACCGGCGATTTTCTTCAGATAAGCCGGTATACGCTTGAAGTAAGCAGAGTCGTAAACCCGCTCACCCGCGCTCATGAATCCAGTATTGGCATACCCGTACAGGTAACTGACAGGACGATCACCCTCGCCGCCTATGGTACGGAAAGTCACGCTGGCTTGATGGTCATTCATGGCCAGTGGAACGACCGGCCCTGAAGTAAGATCACCCGCCTGACGGCTGCTGCAGCCGGTCATGACAAGGGCGAAAGTGATTGCTAATGGAAACGCCAAAGAAGTTTTCATTCGATCCCTGAACAGTTTAAAAAGGACTGTATAGAAGCATTTGCAGAGTGGAAGTTCCCTGTACGCTGTCGGTGCTGCTGTGGAATTGCCCCGCCTGCCGACGCCACGCTGATCCTACACCACTGGAGAGACTCACCCGACGGCGTCTCACACTTTATCCGAGTCAAACCATAAGAAATAACGCCATGTGCACGAGGAGCCTGTTGCTGAGTTTGTGCGCAGTGTTACTGGTTGGCTGCACGGGAAGGGGCTTTCAACCGCCGCCTGGGGACTTCACACAATGGTACAAAAAGGGGGTGTCCCAATCGGGCGTCGACAACGCCATGCGTGCTTGCGGGTATACCAATCTTGATGGCGCGGGAGACACCTCGCCGATTGATGTTGTGCTGACCCGGTTCTACTGCATGAAAGACGCAGGGTTCTCGCGCAGGGACAATCTCGACCTGTGCAAGGAAGGCCGCATCGGCGAATCATCGGTGTGCGAAGGCCGCCGGTAACGTTTTCGAGTGTCATGAAAACGCTGTAAACGACGGCTTCCAAGCCAGAAGGGGCAGCAATCCGACCGGCCAAAGACACCCCGCGCCACCGAGCGGGGGCGTCCTCCCTGTTACTCCCTTTCAGCTTGCCGGATTGCGTGCCGTGACGATCCACGCCGCGCCGTCGATCATCACCGAGCGCTCGCCGGGGAGGCCCGCGAAGGCGGCACGAACCGCGGCCCAGGCGCGGGCGCGGATGTCGTCGGGCTGGTCAGCGAGCACAAGCGACAGCGGGCCGCCCTCGAACGCCATCTTCACCCCGTCGTCGATCGCTTCGTCCCGCGTCCCGCCCTCACCGAACGGGATAGAAGCATCGAAGGGCGCGATCGCGATATCGGTGAAGCCGGCCGCCGTCAGGATGCGTGTCACCCGCCCCCGATCACCAAACGAGAATGGGCCGGGCGCTTCGGGATCGGGCGGTGCGGTCAGTGGGACGATGCCCTTGATCGCGCCCATCGGCAGGCGCACCCAATCGTTCTCGGCCACGCCGCGCCAGCAGACGAAAGCGACCCGCCCGCCCGGCCGAAGCGCGCGTCGCATATGGGCGAACGCCCCTGTCGGATCGTCGAAGAACATCACTCCGAAGCGCGAGAACAGGATGTCGAAAGCGCCCTCGGGCAGCTCGGCGCGGCTGGCGTCGGCTACCCGGAACCGGGCCGGCGTATCCTGGGGTGCCCGTGCGTGCGCTCGGCCGATCAGCGGTTCGGATATGTCCACGCCCAGCACATGGCCGCCCGCGCCGACGCGGCCAGCCAGATCCAGACTCGATGCGCCCGCGCCGCAGCCGACGTCCAGCACGCGTTCGCCCGTGGCGGGCGCGGCGGCTTCGATCGCGGCCTGGCCGAACACCGCAAACATGGCGTCGAGCCGGGCCTGGTTGGCGGCCCAGTACTCACGCTTTGGCCATTCCAGTCGGCGACCTGAGGGGCTTTTTGCTCTGTCATGACATCTCCTCGTTTTGATTCGTTCTTGACCAGCGCCCCTTTGATCGAGGCAAGGAGGAAAGGACGCTACTTGGCCCATGCCGCGATCCGTTCCGCGATCGCCTCAGGGGCCTCGATGTGCAGGAAGTGACCGACGCCGGGGACGACCTCCATCGCGTGCGGGGCGGCGAACCGATGTCGGTCGTCGACCTGCGCGGGGAGGATGCAGCCGTCGTTGGCACCGTGAAGCTGCAACAGGGGCACCGTGATCGGCTGAGACATGCGGCGCGTCGCACCAATCATGCCGGGGCGCAGCATCGCCCGGTAATACTTTAGGGGCGCGGGCATGCTCTTGCGCAGATGCTCGTGTAGCTCTGCCTTGAGAGCGGGATCGAGCGAGAAGCCGGGGGACCACTGACGCCAGAGGCGGTCGATGAAGGCGAGATCGCGGGCGGTGGCGATCCAGCCGCTTCCAGGCAGTTGAAAGAGCCCCATGTACGAGCTCCGGCGCAGTTGAGCGAGGTGCGTCAGCCGGCTCATGAACGTGAGCGGGTGAGGGATTGCGAGCGCGACCGCGCGTTCGATCCGCTCCGGCGCGGTGACGCAGGCGTCATAGGTGATCAGGGCGCCCCAGTCGTGGCCAATCAACTCCACGGCTCGCCCCGGAGACCAGCGGTCGATCAGCGCGAGCACGTCGCTGGTGAGGGCTGCGAAGTCGAACGGGCCCGCGGTCGGGGACGGTGAGTAACCGCGAAGCCAGGGTGCGATGACGTGACGGCCACGGCGGCCGAGCTCGGCAAGGAAGGGCTTCGCGGTCGGCGGATGATCCGGGAAACCGTGCAAGACGATCGTCGGTTGACCATCCGGATCACCCCCCTTCAACGCATGAAAGGTACCGTGTGGCAGGTCGAAAGTGACGTGTTCGAACTCCATGTGTGTCAGCCTTTTTTCAAGAGTGGTCGGGCGAGAATGCTGATGCTGGCTTCGGTTTTTCTGCTCTTGGACATGTGCGCCTCCATGCTCATCTCCAATCTGTGCTCTCAAGCCGGCATCGACTGCTGGGCGAAGGTACCCGCCATCGCGCCTTGCCATATTTCTGGAGTCAGGCCGTGCAAAAACCGGGGACGGCAACCTTCTGGAACAAGTGCGGAGTGGCTACGACGGATGACGGATAGGCCGAAACCTTCGCGACGAATTCGGGACGAGCGAAGGCATCGCGGAGCGTCTCGGTGGACTCCCACACCACATAGTTCAGGAACGTCGGGCTATCACCGATCGCTCGGTGCAATTGGGTGGAGATGAAACCCGGCTGCTGCTTCAGGGTTTCGCCTGCCGCCTTGAAGGCGTCCAGGAAGCCCGCTTCGTCGGCGGTACCGACCGTGAATATGTTGATAAGTACGATTGGCGCGGCCGAGATGCCGAGTTGGCGCTCAAGCGGGAATTTATCGTCTAGCGGCTTGAATTTCTTCAGCACTTCCATGGTGGCACTCGCGTCTGTTGTGAAATTGGAATTGGCGTGGTCGATGCTGCTTGATCTCAAACCAGCATCGACTGCTGGGCGGAGATGCCCGCCGTCGCGCCTTGCCATGATGCCGTGGTGACCGAGGGCATTCCGAGGCTGGCGAGGTCGCCGGCGGCGTAGATGCCGGGCACGCTGGTTTCGCGGCGCTCGTCGACCTTGAGGACGATGCCCTGGGGCGTATCGACCGTGGCGAGACCCAGCGATTCATGCAGGCGTGCGGACGGTTTGTTGCGCGGATGCGCGAACAGGATGTCGACCGCGACAGAGGGGCCGGCGTCGAGCCTGACGGTGGCGTTATGGCTCTCGTCATGGTCGATTTCGGTGACCCGGCCATCGACGACAGGGATGCCACGGCGCGCCAGATCGGCCCGGATGTCGGGTGGAATGTCGTGACCATTGGCAAAGACCGTCAACGTGTCAGTCCAATCGTGGTACAGCCTGACGTAGTTGTGCGACATTGGGCCGGACCAGACGAGGCCCCAATGCCGGCCGGCAACTTCAAAGCCGTCGCAATAGGGGCAAGGCACGATGGAGGTGCCCCAGCCTTCGGCAAAGCCGGGAAGTTCAGGCATCTGGTCGGCGACGCCATAGCTCAGGATCAGGCGGCGCGCCCTCAGGGTTTCGCCCTCGCCCGTGAGGACGGAGAAATCGTCGATTGCGCCGGAGACGCTCTCGGCCCGGGCAGTGACCAGCTGGATCGTGGGATAGCGCGCCAGCTGCTGCCGCGCCTCGGCCAGGATCTCCAGCGGTGGCTTGTGGTCGTGGCCGAGCAGGCCATGGGAGTGGTCGGCGAAGCGATTGCGCGGCAGGCCGGTATCGAGGACGGTGACCTTGCGGCGGGCACGGCCGAGTTGCAGGGCGGCGGCAAGCCCGGCAAAGCTGCCGCCGATGATGATGACGTCATTCATGATGATGGACTCCGCGCTGTGGATGAAGGGAGATCGCTTGCACAATTAAGAAACTAGGAAGTACCATAATCCACTAATTTAGATACTGTCAAGTACTGGAATTTTATGACCGAACACAGTCAGGCCCGACGCGGCCGGCCCGCCAACGATGCGCTAGGCCAGACGATCATCGACGCCGCGGGCGAACTTTTTGTGGAATTGGGTTTTCAAGCGACGACAATGGACAAAGTCGCCCAGCGGGCGAAGATATCCAAGCTCAGCATCTATCGGCACTTCGAGAACAAGGAGGCGCTGTTCAGTGCGGCCATCGCGGCCCACTGTCAACAGTTTGCACCGCAGGCCCTTATTGAAGGCGTCGGCGGTTCGGCGGCAGATCAGCTCATGGCGGTGGGAACATCCCTGCTTCGCACGTTGTTGAGCCCCGACGTGCGCAGTGTCGAAGCCATGATCATGGCCGACAAGACGAATCAAAAATCGTTAAGCAAGCGCCATTACGAAGCCGGCCCCGCCTATGTCATTGCCCAGATCGAGGCCCTGTTGGGTCAGTTGCACGCGAAGGCGGTTCTGAACGTGCCCGATCCTCTCCAGTCCGCCCGCTTGTTTGCCGCGCTGTTCAAAGGATCCGATCTCCTGATAATCGCGCGCTTCGATGAGGCCTGGGCAGAGGACGACAACGAAATCGAATCCTATTGCCGGGCGGCCGTCGCCATGTTCATCGCCGCGCACGAAAAATAAAACCGTACCCGGAAAAGCACTCATGCATCACGAGAGAACCCAGTGGAATCGGACTGATCAAGAGATTTGATCCCGGGGCCTTCCCTTATCGATTACCCAGCAGGGCATTTACCCCAAAAAGCCAGAAGCCCGCATTACGCGGGCTCCAGGGCAGTTCTTGCTAGTCGGTGCCGGATAATGCCGGACACCCAATCATTCCCACCCAATCGTCGCCGTCGGCTTTGCTCGACACGTCATACGTGACGCGGGAGATGCCTTCGATTTCGTTGATGATGCGCTCGGAAACGGTTTCCAGCAGCCCCTACGGCAGGTGTGCCCAGCGAGCGGTCATGAAGTCGATGGTTTCCACGGCACGCAGGGCTACAAAAGGCCGCTGGCTATCCCAGCAGTTGAAAAACAAAAGAAACGCTTCCTTGGTCGGTGCGCATTTCGCCTGCGACAACAATAGCGTTGTTGTTCTGCAGCGCCATCGCAACGCGCGTCACCTCTTTGCCCAAGCTGATAGGTTTCCACCCCTTGCCATTGAAAGAAGTATCCGGTTTCCCATTTGGCAGATGGCGACCTACAATTATCTCTATATCCACATAGGCCAGAAGGCCGCAGGTCACGATGCGGGCGTCCGGCTGAATCGCGCAACCGACCCAGAACGAGCCTTTGTTATCCACTGTGGGTTGAATCACGGGGTTGCCCTCGTTGAAATCCATGTCCTGGGTCCCGTCTCGATTCAGACTCACCAACATGCCGTTCGAAGCGAACATCGCTTCGCGAACGCCAGTGCCCCCACAGCCCAGAAGCTTTGAGTTTTTTTGCAGAACAACTTTATCGATCTCCCCTGGGCCCTGGGGGCCGAAGACGAAACCATTGACGCCAAAGTCGACGTCAAGTTCGCCTCTCATGTTGACGCGAGCCCAGGCACTCCAGACGATCCTCGTGTCGGTTTCCAGATAACCCGCCAAATAGAGGTGTTGGTCGATTAGGAGTGTCTGCGTCAAGACGGTGTTAGACCCGGGATGTTTAATGACGACAGCACCATTGTTGCCGAACTCTTTTATGAAATGGCCGCCTTCATCAAAGTGCATGATGAGCGTGACGTTTTGTCTGTTATGTATGCCCTTCAAGGCGACATAAATATTTCCGTTATGAACAAGACAGGACAGTCTTGGGTTCAAGTCGACGTATTCAGGAGTTGCGTCTTTCTCGGCGATGAAGGCGGGTAGGCGGATATTTTCATAGTCATAGAGAGGCACGACATGCCCGGAAACACCGAAACCCTGATCCAGTGTACCGTCAGGATGATAGCGGGCAAGCCCAAGCATGATTGCGCCAAAGGAGTTACTTTGAGTAAGGCCTGCAAGCAGGATTTTTCCATCGGGTAATACGGTAATGTCCATGCCCATGGAGTACGCGTCAGGCATAAAGTCCCCGATAACCGGTTCTCCGTTATTGAAATCCCGGTTTCGAGTACCGTCAGGATTCAGGACGGTGATGATATAGCCGCCCATGAATGCGCCTACAGCGCCAGCTACATATATCTTTCCTGCGGCATCAGTAGCGACGGTGGTTGCGATTTCGCCCGGGATAACCACAAGCTTTCCATCGTTAAATGCAGGATCGAAGTCACCGGGTTGTTGTCGTTCGGTTGTTCCATTGGAGTTCATGCCTATGTCCTTTCCGAGCAGCGAAGAATGCAGAAGCGACGTAACTTCATAGGAATAGGAGAGTCAGATTACGTGTCTGCGGTTTGGCTTTGCCTCACGATGATGGGGGACACAAAATTCTCTGTAAGCTGTCAGGAATGACAGTTTTTTAGTCGAATCTGCACTGATATCATTTTTTTTAGTATTTTTAGATCTGAAATAAGTGCCACCAGCGAGTTGATGACGCTGAGGGCGATACTGATTTTCCAGTGTTAGAAAATGCAGCCATCGTCCATGCCATGCCTGGCGGTGCCCAAAACTTTCAGAAGTTGCCAACCCAAAAAGCCAAAAGCCCGCAATTACGCGGGCTCCAGGGCATTTCTTGCTAGTTGGTGCCCGGCAATGCCGGACGCCCCATCATTCCCACTCAATCGTCGCTGGCGGCTTGCTCGACACGTCATAAGTGACGCGGGAAATACCTTCGATCTCATTGATGATCCGACCGGAAACAGTCTCCAGCAGCTCATAGGGCAGGTGTGCCCAGCGAGCAGTCATGAAGTCGATGGTTTCCACGGCACGCAGGGCCACGACCCAGGCGTAACGACGGCCATCGCCAACCACGCCCACCGATTTCACCGGTTGGAACACCACGAACGCCTGGCTGACCTTGTGGTACCAATCGGCCTTGCGCAGTTCTTCGATAAAGATGTGGTCGGCGCGACGCAGCAGGTCGGCGTATTCCTTCTTCACTTCACCGAGAATCCGCACGCCCAGGCCCGGGCCCGGGAATGGGTGGCGGTAGACCATGTCGTAGGGCAGGCCCAGTTCGAGACCAAGGCGACGGACCTCGTCCTTGAACAGTTCGCGCAGCGGCTCGACCAGCTTGAGGTTCATCTCTTCCGGCAGGCCACCGACGTTGTGGTGGGACTTGATCACGTGGGCCTTGCCGCTCTTGGCGCCAGCCGACTCGATCACGTCGGGGTAGATGGTGCCCTGGGCCAGGTACTTGATGTTGTCCAGCTTGCAGGATTCGGCATCGAACACGTCGATGAAGGTGCGGCCGATGATCTTGCGTTTCTTCTCCGGGTCGGACTCGCCGGCCAGGTTGTTCAGGAACTGCTCTTCGGCGTTGGCGCGGATCACCTTGACGCCCATGTTCTCGGCGAACATGGCCATCACTTGCTCACCTTCGTGCAGGCGCAGCAGGCCGTTGTCGACGAAGACGCAGGTCAACTGGTCGCCGATGGCCTTGTGCAGCAATGCGGCAACCACCGAGGAGTCGACGCCGCCGGACAGGCCCAGCAGCACGTTGTCGGTGCCGACCTGGGCGCGGACTTGGGCGATGGCGTCTTCAGCGATTTTCGACGGAGTCCACAGGGCTTCGCACCCGCAGATGTCGAGGATGAAACGCGACAGGATGCGGCCGCCCTGCTTGGTGTGGGTCACTTCAGGGTGGAACTGCACGCCGTAGTAACGGCGATCATCGTTGAACATGCCGGCGATCGGGCAGCTCGGGGTGCTGGCCAGGATGTGGAAGTCTTCCGGCATCTTGGTGACCTTGTCACCGTGGCTCATCCACACGTCCAGGCCGAACAGGCCGTCGGCGTCGACGTGGTCTTCGATACCGTCCAGCAGGCGGCTCTTGCCGACCACGTCGACGCGGGCATAACCGAACTCACGCAGGTCCGAACCTTCGACCTTGCCGCCCAGTTGTTCTGCCATGGTCTGCATGCCGTAGCAGATACCGAAGACCGGCACGCCCAGGTCGAACACGGCTTGCGGGCAGCGCGGGCTGTCGGCTTCGTGCACGGACTCGGGGCCGCCGGCGAGGATGACGCCTTTCGGAGCGAATTCGCGAATCGCTTCGTCATCCATGTCGAACGGATGCAGTTCGCAGTACACGCCGATTTCACGCACGCGGCGGGCGATCAGCTGGGTGTACTGGGAACCGAAGTCGAGGATCAGGATGCGGTGAGCGTGAATGTCGAGGGCCATGACTCATTCTCATGTAGTGAATCAGAAACAACTCGGGGCTGAATGAACAGCCCCGGTGATTAACGTTTTGCTGGAAGCCTTAACCTACGCGGTAGTTCGGCGCTTCCTTGGTGATCTGCACATCGTGGACATGGGACTCGGCCATGCCGGCGCCGGTGATGCGCACGAATTCCGGCTTGGTACGCATCTCTTCGATGTCGGCGCTGCCGGTGTAGCCCATTGAGGAACGCAGGCCGCCCATCAGTTGATGGATGATGGCGCTCAGGGTGCCTTTATACGGCACGCGACCTTCGATGCCTTCCGGCACCAGCTTCTCGGCACCCGCGGAGGAGTCCTGGAAGTAACGGTCGGAAGAGCCCTGGGCCTGGGACATGGCGCCCAGCGAACCCATGCCGCGATAAGCCTTGTAGCTACGGCCCTGGAACAGCTCGATCTCGCCCGGCGCTTCTTCGGTACCGGCGAACATCGAACCCATCATCACGCAGTAGGCACCGGCGACAATGGCCTTGGACAGGTCACCGGAGAAGCGGATACCGCCGTCGGCAATCAACGGCACGCCCGTGCCTTCAAGGGCGGCGGCGACGTTGGCGATGGCGCTGATCTGCGGCACGCCGACACCGGCGACGATACGGGTGGTGCAGATCGAGCCAGGGCCGATACCGACCTTGACCGCGTCGGCGCCGGCTTCGGCCAGGGCCTTGGCGGCTTCGCCGGTGGCGATGTTGCCGCCGATCACCTGCACGTCAGGGAAGTTCTGCTTGACCCAGCGAACGCGGTCGATCACGCCTTTGGAGTGACCGTGGGCAGTGTCGACCACCACCACGTCAACGCCGGCATTGACCAGGGCAGCGACGCGGTCGCCGGTGTCCTTGCCGGTGCCGACCGCGGCGCCGACACGCAGACGACCCTGGTCGTCCTTGCTCGCCAGCGGGTAGGCCTTGGCTTTTTCGATATCGTTGACGGTCATCATGCCCTTGAGGGCGAACTTGTCGTCGACGATCAGCACGCGCTCGATACGGTGCTTGTGCAGCAACTCGCGGACTTCGTCCTTGTTGGTGCCTTCCTTGACCGTGACCAGGCGCTCTTTAGGCGTCATCACTTGGCGAACGGAAGCATCGAGACGGTTCTCGAAACGCACGTCACGGGAGGTGACGATGCCGACCAGGTCGCCATCGTGCAGTACCGGAACGCCGGAGATGTTGTGCATGCGGGTCAGTTCGAACAGATCCCGGACCGTGGCGTCAGCCTCGATGGTGATCGGATCCTTGACCACGCCAGCCTCGAACCGCTTGACCTTGCGCACTTCGGCGGCCTGCTGTTCGATGGTCATGTTCTTGTGGATGATACCGATACCGCCTTCCTGGGCCATGGCAATGGCCAGACGGGCTTCGGTCACGGTGTCCATGGCGGCGGAAACCAGGGGGATATTCAGTTCGATGCCACGGGTGAGACGGGTTTTGAGACTGACTTCGTTAGGCAGTACTTCGGAATAACCGGGCACTAGGAGAATGTCGTCGAAGGTCAGAGCTTCTTGGCTGATACGCAGCATCGCGGGGGCTCCCGAGCGGGAAAATGGAAGCGCGCCATTATACTCATGGACCCCGTCTGGCTCAATGTAAAACTCTGCCTATTATTGGCGGGCTGATTGACGGGGCAAAACCACCACACTCTCATACAACACAGAACCCCTGTGGCGAGGGAGCTTGCTCCCGCTGGGCTGCGAAGCGGCCCCGGCTTTTGGCGGTTGCTGCGCAACCGAGCGGGAGCAAGCTCCCTCGCCACGGGACCGCATGCCTCCTCACCTACAACTCCACCCTCACCCAACTCACCGGCTGATCGAGCCAATCGGCGAACTCATCGAGAAAGTCCTGCTTGAACCCCGCCTCCAGCCAGTTGTTGAAAATGAACCCCAGGTTGGAAAAGCCGCACGGCTGCAGGAACAGAAAACCATTGATGTCATCTTCATGGCCGCATTCGGGGCAGGTGAAGTTGTCGGTGCGCGCTGGCATCCAGTCTTCCAGGCTTTCGAACAACGCTTCGCCGACTTCCTTGCGGCACTCGGCGCAACCGGCTTCTTCGAGAAAGCCCTTGGCTGGCGTATAGATGCAGCGCTTGGTGATGATCTCCAGGCCATTGATCGCTTCGCCGAACGGCAAGGCATCGGGGTGCAGGACCACCGTCCGTGCGCCGGGGGCGATGGCGTGGGCCATGCGATTGCCGGTGCGCCCGCAGGTGGTCAGTTGTTCTTCGACGATATTTTTGCGCACCAGCCAGCGCACGATCGCCCGGGCCCGGGGCTCGTGGACCGGCAGGGTGGAAATTTTCGGGACGATGATGCTTTGCGAATTCATGACGAGGCCTGGAGGTTCCCATGGGGGCGAATAAAGGCCGGCAGCTTAATCCCTGGCCGAGCCAGGTCAAGCACTCAGGTAACGCCCGATCAAGGCAATGCCGCTGGCGAGCACCAGCCAGGTCACCAAGCGCACGAACGCCTCGCGCGACAACCTCATGGTCAGGCGACGACCCACCCACAGCCCCAGCGCCATGGCCGGCAACAAACACAACGCCAGTACCAACAAGGGTAGCTCGGCATACACACCGGCGACGATAAACAGGCTCAAGCGCACCACCGTGCTGCAACTGATCAAGGCACTTTGCGTGGCCCGGGCCGGGTCCTTGGGCAGGCGGCTATTCAAGTAGATGGCATATAAAAAGCCGCCACTGCCAAACAACGCCCCGAACATCCCGCCCACCGTGCCCATCGGAAACGCCCACCGCGATGACAGCTGCGTCGGCCGGGTTTTTATCAACAGGCTATAGATGGCATAGCTGCTGATAAACAGCCCCATCAACAGCAACAACAGGTCGGACTTGAGATTGAGCAGGAAAATCACCCCCAGGGTGCACCCTAGTGCCATGCACGGCAGCAACCGCAGCAGCTCCGGCCGGGACACGTCCCGACGCGATGGCAACAGGTTGCCGAAGGCCGCGACAAAATCCAGCAGGACCAGCAGCGGGATGATCTTCGACAAGGGCATGAACAGCAGCAGGATGGGCGCGGCCACCAGCGCCGTGCCGAACCCGGCGATGCCGAACACGATGTAGGCCAGGGCGATGGCCGAGCCGATCGCCAGCCATTCCAGGGGGGCAAATGCCCACTGGCCCAACCACGACAGAAGATTCATCCGGCACTTCCTTGATGACGAAGCGGCGACTTTAGCCAGATGTGTCGGGGCATATCCAGCATTTGTGGTGACAGCTCCACCACTATCGCGAGCAAGCTCGCTCCCACAAATGGATCCCTGATGCTCACAAAGCTTGCGACCACCCAAGATCCCTGTGGGAGCGAGCTTGCTCGCGATGAAGACAACTCGGTCCGATTTGTTTCCACACATGGAGATTCACCAGCGAATGCCCTTATCATGCCGCCCATGATTAAAGATCCCTTTGCCCGACTGGGCCTGGACCGTGAGGTCCTGACTGTCAGCCAGCTCAACGGCCGTGCGCGGGTGTTGCTCGAAGACGTGTTCAGCAACATCTGGGTCGAG of Pseudomonas fluorescens contains these proteins:
- the guaB gene encoding IMP dehydrogenase; this translates as MLRISQEALTFDDILLVPGYSEVLPNEVSLKTRLTRGIELNIPLVSAAMDTVTEARLAIAMAQEGGIGIIHKNMTIEQQAAEVRKVKRFEAGVVKDPITIEADATVRDLFELTRMHNISGVPVLHDGDLVGIVTSRDVRFENRLDASVRQVMTPKERLVTVKEGTNKDEVRELLHKHRIERVLIVDDKFALKGMMTVNDIEKAKAYPLASKDDQGRLRVGAAVGTGKDTGDRVAALVNAGVDVVVVDTAHGHSKGVIDRVRWVKQNFPDVQVIGGNIATGEAAKALAEAGADAVKVGIGPGSICTTRIVAGVGVPQISAIANVAAALEGTGVPLIADGGIRFSGDLSKAIVAGAYCVMMGSMFAGTEEAPGEIELFQGRSYKAYRGMGSLGAMSQAQGSSDRYFQDSSAGAEKLVPEGIEGRVPYKGTLSAIIHQLMGGLRSSMGYTGSADIEEMRTKPEFVRITGAGMAESHVHDVQITKEAPNYRVG
- a CDS encoding sulfite exporter TauE/SafE family protein is translated as MNLLSWLGQWAFAPLEWLAIGSAIALAYIVFGIAGFGTALVAAPILLLFMPLSKIIPLLVLLDFVAAFGNLLPSRRDVSRPELLRLLPCMALGCTLGVIFLLNLKSDLLLLLMGLFISSYAIYSLLIKTRPTQLSSRWAFPMGTVGGMFGALFGSGGFLYAIYLNSRLPKDPARATQSALISCSTVVRLSLFIVAGVYAELPLLVLALCLLPAMALGLWVGRRLTMRLSREAFVRLVTWLVLASGIALIGRYLSA